The Flavobacterium psychrotrophum region ATCTACTGTTCCACGTGGAACAACTTCATTTTCTCCTCTTCTTTAACGCGCATTATCTGCTCATCTTCCTCTGTCTTGTCTTTATAGCCGCAATAGTGTAATACACCATGTGCCATAACACGACGAAGTTCTTCTTCAAAAAGCACGTTATACTCAACAGCGTTTTCTTTTACACGTTCTATAGATATAAAGATATCGCCACTTATAAGGTTACCCATTGTATAGTCAAAACTAATAATATCGGTAAGGGTATCGTGGTCTAAAAATTCTATGTTCTTTTCTAAAAGGTAAGCATCATCACAAAAAATGTAGTTGATCTCCCCCTCTGTTTTATCTTCACTTTCGATAACATCGGCTATCCATTCTTCATATTGAGCTTCATTAGTAAGCTCAAAATTTGTTTCGTAATTAAAACTAATCATTGCCTTTAAAATAGGTTTGCACCTTTTGGTTAAAATTTGGGCGCAAAGGTAGTGTTTGTCTATTTAAAATCTCTACGCTGTTTAAATAATCTTTCAGGGCATCAGGCAGTTGGTTAGCGGTGTTGTTAAACTCCTTTTTATTGGTTTCGCTCTGCCTTTTGTTATCCTGACCCTGCTCAAGCATTGCTTTATCAAGCTTTAAAAGTTCCTGTTTAAGGTTCTGCATTTTTTGCAGGGTTTCATTTTTAAAGCCTTTATTAAGCAACTGTTTTTCTATATCTTTCATTTGGCGCAAAGCTGCCTGGCCGTTGCCACCCATACCCTGCTTATCCAGCATTTGCTGTAGCGACTCACGCAGCTGCTGCTGTTCTTTATATATTTCTAATAGTTTCTCGGCATTGCCTTCTCCACCATCGCCGCCTTCACCGTCGCCCTGGCCTTCTCCCTGTTTACCACCGGGCTGTTTGCCACCAGATTCTTTGCCGTCTTTTTGTCCGCCTTTCTGTTTACCTCCTTCTTTCTGGCTCTGGCCATCCTGCTTACCTCCGCCTTCCTGACCTTTCTCTTCGCTACCATCTTTCATGCCTTTTTGCATTTTTTGAGAAAGTCCCTGTTGCTTCTGGATGATATCAGACAATTGCACATCTTTGCCAGACTTACCTTTGCCTTTACCCTGACCTTGTCCCTGTCCGCTCATTTCCATCTGCATATTATTAAGCGCATCACTTAAAAAATCGGCAAGCTTATTAGCAGACGTTATAGCATATTGCTGGTTAGACACACCGCGTGGCACTACATTATCGGCAAGATCTGTCAATGCCTTGTCTACATAATAATGCACATTGCCTACCTCTTTAGTAATCTCTTCGGTTATCTTAGGGTTGCGTAATGACATGGCAAAAATGCTATCGTCAACATGGTTAAACTGTACTTTAAGATCCTGTTGCTTTTTAAGATATTTGGCAAAGTTTGCATTACGGTTACCTGCATTTTTAAACTGCCCCATAACATCTTCCTGAGAGAATGAATATGCCAAGAGGTTATCCAATATCTGGCGGAGCACCTTTACATCTTCTTCAAGCTGATCTGCCTGTCCACCCTGCATTGAGCTTTGCATCTTTTGCCCCATCTGCTTCATTTTAGCAGCAGCACTTTTTTGCTTTGGTTTGGCTTTATCCTGTTTGCTTTTTTGATCGCCGCCTTCTTTTTGAAGTTCCTCTTTAGCCTTATCCTGATCCTGGTCGATGCTTTGTTCCTGCTTTTCATCTACCGGAATATCCATAGGTTTTTTAAGTTCCTTGTTTTGTTTATCAAGGTCGCGCATTTCCTGTTGCAGCTTGTCAAATTCTTTATTAACCTTATCCTGCTCCTGAGCATTGTTATCTTTACTGTCAGATAATTTATCCTGCTTTTCGGCAAGCTTATCCAGTTTTTCCGCAACCTGTTCAGCTTTCTTTTCTACATAAAAACGCTTGGTAAGTTCTACCAGCTGCTCCAGGTTTTTTGTCTGGTCTTTGCTTTGTTTTTTAAGCTGGTCTACCTTATCAAACAATTCTTCTTCCTTAAGCTTATTGGTAAGTTCCTTAAGTTCGTCAAGCAGTTTTTTATTTTTTTCAGATTCTTTTTCATTCTTTTCAAGGCGCTTCATCAACTCTTCCTTAATCTCATCTTTCTTTTCAGGAAGAAACTGCTCCAGGTTTTCCTGAAGTTTTTTGCTCATCTCCTGCTTGTTTTGCTCAAGGGTTTGCTGACGGTTTATAAAGTCCTGAACTTTTTTCTGGTCTTTAAAATCCATGTTAGATTTCTCCTTGCCCATTTGTTGCAGCTTATCAAGCTCAGTATTTTGCTTGTCCTGGTTTTTGATCGATTTCTCTAAACCGCTAATACTGCTGTTTTGCTCTTGGAGTGCTTTATCCTGCTGCTCATCCTGCGTAAGTTCTCTGTGCGAAAATACCGATGACTTTGTACTCTTAAAACCATGCACGGCATCGTTATCAAAAACCTCAAAATAGTATTCGTAGTTAACACCATCCTTTAGCGCAAGCCCATCCGGGAAGCTGTAGTAAAAACGGTCTACCGTTTGTTTCTTAACCGGAAGTGTTCCACGCTTGGCAGCCGCAGGGTTATCCTGAGGGTAATACACCACCTGAAGTTTTGTAAGCCCATTATCATCGCTCAACTGCCCCAGCACAATTTCTCTTTTAAGCTTTAAACCGTCAGGAGCGTTCTGTGCGGTAATGGTTGGGTACTGGTCTTTAAGCGTTGTGATCTGATATTGCAGCTTTTCGTGGTTTTTTACCTTAAAATTACTCGTAAGAATTTGATATTCTGTATTTTGAAGTATATTTTTAGATAATGTAAAGCTGTTTTCATTGTTAGAGAACGGCGTAACAGCATTATCAGTCATATAGTTGACAGAATTTGTTGCCAGGGCGTTAATTTTCCAGGTTACCTTAGTGCCTTCCGGTACCACGGCATTGCCACTACCCTTAACCACTTCCTGCTTTTTGCCAAGGTAACCGGGGAACTGTAATACCATTTCAAAATTTGCAATGGTAGGCACCGCCACCACATCCAGCTCATACGGCTTAGAAATTACATTATTTGCGTTAAGCTGAAATTCAATATTTTTTGTAGGCTTTTCAAAACGGTAGGTAAACACGCCGGGCTTTACGCTTTCAAGGTAATAGTTTTCATTGCCTATAGTTATCATCGCATTCTCCGGCACTACACTCCCCTGCGTTTTTACTTCGAGTACAAAATCAGTATCCTGCTGTGCCATCAGCGATTTGTTTACAATTACAAATTCAAACGGAGCCGGTGGCGCGTAGTGCTTATTGTAATTAACAACACGGCCAAAACTGTTTGTTATAACTGCGCTGTTACCACTAATAAGGAAAACCAAAATAAGCAACACGGGTATGGCTGCATATGGCAGGTACTTTATATTCTTATTAAAATTTACGGCATTAGTAAACGGTACCGGTTGCAGGTTGCTTGCCTTTTGTTCTATCGAAGCCAGTAACAATTCGCTTTGGTTAGCATCATTGCTCAGCTGAAGGAAATTTGTAAGCTTATCGCTCACCTCGCTAAAGTGACTGCCAATGATGGCCGATGCCTGTTTGTAGTCGATACCCTTTTGAAGTTTGAACAATTTAAACAGCGGAAACAAAATAAAACGTGCCAGGAGAATCGCTTCTACGAAAATAAAAATCCAGAAGAGTGCTGTACGCCCTTTTTCAGGCAGCCACAAAAAGTACTCCACCAGAAAGGTAATGATAAAGTAAAGTAACCCGAGGGCTATAAAAAAGATTGTTCCACGAATAACTTCGTTTGTGTAATACTTTTTAATAAAGGCTTCGAGCTTTGCGTATATGATGTTTTTTGCTTCCAAATTGTTCAAAAAATAGTGGCGATTGTTAATAACCGATAAAAATACAAATTCTTATAATGCGGTGGTGTTATTTTTTAAGTGTTCAGTATTCAGTACCAGTACGCAGCAGCTTCACTCTTACCGACCGGTTTTTTAATGAAGCTTAGTCTGTTATTTGATATTTCTTATTTGGAATTTTAATAAGTCCTATCTTTGTGCCTTTAAAAAACAAAAAGTTATGTCAAGACCGGTACGTGTGCGTTTTGCACCCAGCCCTACAGGCCCGCTGCACATAGGTGGTGTGCGCACGGCGCTATTTAATTATTTATTTGCCAAAAAACATGGCGGTACTTTTTACCTGCGCGTAGAAGATACCGACCAAAACCGCTTTGTGCCCGGTGCCGAAGAGTATATTGTTGAGGCACTTAACTGGCTTGGAATACCTTTTGACGAAGGTGTGGGCAAGAACGAAAAGTTTGGCCCGTACCGCCAAAGCGAACGTAAAGAAATGTATCAGCAATATGCACAGCAGCTTATAGACAGCGGCTGGGCTTACTATGCTTTTGATACTGCCGAGGCGCTTGATGAACTTCGCAAACAGTTAGAGGCAGAAGGAAAAACCTTTATATACAACCATGCTAACCGTGGAACATTAGACAACTCGCTTAAAATAACTGCTGAGGCAACCCAGGAGCGCATTGCAAACGGTGCCGAATATGTTATCCGTTTTAAGACACCGGTGGGCGAAACACTACACCTTAACGACATTATTCGTGGGGATATAAAATTTGATACCAGCCTGCTTGATGACAAGGTATTGTTTAAAAGCGATGGTATGCCTACTTATCACCTTGCAAATATTGTAGACGACCACCTTATGGAAACATCTCACGTTATTCGTGGAGAAGAGTGGTTGCCATCTATGCCATTGCACGAACTGTTATACAAAGCCTTTGGTTGGGAAGCGCCTAAGTTTGCACACCTTCCACTAATATTAAAGCCTGTAGGCAATGGCAAACTAAGCAAGCGCGATGGCGATAAGCTGGGCTTCCCGGTGTTTCCGCTGGAGTGGAAAAATGCCGATGGCACATCCTCTATGGGTTACCGAGAGCAGGGCTTTTTGCCTGATGCCGTTATTAACTTCCTTGCGCTGTTAGGCTGGAATCCGGGTACTGACCAAGAATTGTTTACACTTGATGAACTGGTACAATTATTTGATTTAGAAAGGGTACATAAGGCTGGAGCAAAATTTGATCCGGATAAGAACAAGTGGTTTAACCACCAGTATTTCCAGAGAGAAGATAATGCTGTTCTTGCCAAAGGGCTATCGCATACGCTGATAGAAAAGGGTATTAACAAACCTATTGAAGATGTTACCCGTATTGTAGGCCTGGTTAAAGAGCGTGCTACTTTTGCCAGCGAACTGTGGAACCTGAGTGATTACTTTTTTGTAGCCCCGGAAAGTTTTGAAGAAAAAGCTGTAGCCAAACAATGGAAGCCCGATACTGCAGAAATACTAAAAGAGGTAGCCGATGTGCTTTTAAATACTTTGGATTTTAGTTCTGCCAATACAGAGAGCGTTGTAAAAGCCTGGATTGAGCAAAAAGGCATTGGGATGGGTAAAGTTATGCCTCCATTGCGATTAAGCCTTGTAGGCGATTTAAAAGGCCCGCATTTGTTTGATATCATCGAACTGATAGGTAAAGACGAAACCCTGAAAAGGATACATAAAGCGGTAGATACGCTATAAAATTTTAAAGCCTCTGTAACAAGAGGCTTTTTTTTGCGTATAACTTATATAACAATTATAAAACCAATTAAATCATGGGAACAATTTTTCTCGTAATTATCCTGTTTTTCGGGCTTATCATTCTATTTTCATCCTTCTTTACGGTAAAGCAGCAAACATCTGTTGTGGTAGAACGTTTTGGTAAATTTCAGGGCATTCGCCATGCGGGTCTTCAGCTTAAAATTCCGATAGTAGATAAAATAGCAGGCCGCATTAACCTGAAGATACAGCAGCTGGATGTTATTATCGAAACCAAGACTAAAGAGAACGTGTTTGTAAAGATGAAGGTTTCGGTACAGTTCAAGGTAATACAGGACAATGTGTATGATGCTTTTTACAAACTTGAATATCCGCACGACCAGATAACATCGTATGTATTTGACGTTGTACGTGCCGAGGTACCTAAGCTAAAGCTGGATGACGTTTTTGAACGCAAAGATGATATTGCCATTGCCGTAAAGCGTGAGCTTAACGAAGCCATGACTACATATGGATATGATATTATCAATACCCTGATAACAGATATTGACCCGGATCCTCAGGTTAAAAATGCAATGAACCGCATTAATGCTGCCGACCGTGAAAAATCTGCCGCTGAATATGAAGCAGAAGCACAGCGCATACGCATTGTAGCCAAGGCTAAAGCTGAGGCAGAAAGCAAAAGACTACAGGGACAGGGTATTGCAGACCAGCGTCGTGAAATAGCACGCGGCCTTGTAGAGAGTGTAGATGTACTTAATAAAGTGGGCATTAACAGCCAGGAAGCATCTGCGCTTATTGTGGTTACACAACACTATGATACGCTACAGGCTATAGGCAGCGATACTAACAGTAACCTTATCTTATTGCCTAACACGCCACAGGCAGCTAATGATATGCTAAACAACATGATCGTATCTTTTGCAGCATCTAATAAGATAGCTGAAATGCCCGGCAGAAAAGAAAACCATAAAAAAGATGACCATGGCTATAAAAGGCCAAACCTTGATAAACCGGATGCACCATCTGAGTCAAACGACTAATACTAAAGCTACCCTAACCGGTAGCTTTTATTTTTTAAGGGTATATTTTTTATATAGGGTATAAAGTGCATATATTATAACAGCCGTTAGGGCTACCATAAATAACTGCCATAAAAATAAAGATGTAGAAAATTCAGATACAGACGTTTCCATAGTAAAAAGATTTAATTGGTTGACGTAAAAATACAAAAAAAGGCTACTCATTGGCAGCCTGTACTGTTATTATTCTACAGAATATAACTTAAAATATCTTTTTAAAAAGCCAGGTTAATGCGGCATTTTTTAATGGGCCGGAGAACGCACCTACAACATTTAAAATCTTTTTGGGCGTCTCCCCTATTATGTTGCCGGGTTTAAGGCTCTCTTTAGTTTCATCAAGATCTTTCTTAAAACGCAGGTATGCAATATCCCTTTCCATCTTAAGAATTTCAAGATCTTTATTTATCTCATCAAAGGTGCGGTAAACTTTAGTACTTCTTACTGCCATAACTATTCGTATGTTTTAAATAATAATCTTGAAAAGGTAGCTACAAGCGGCCCTTCCACTATCTTATCCTGAACTTTGTATATTACTATAGCCATGATAAGATAAATAAAACCTACGGTTAAAAAGCCGTAAGCAAAGTTATCGAACCAGTAACCAAAAGCAAGTGCCAGGGCAATTGAAAAGAAAAGAGTTACAATAACCAGCATGGTAGCAAGCAAAAACAACTTGAGCATCATGGCGGTAGACTTCATTGCAATCTTAAAACCCCACAGCTTATAGTATGCTAAGTTAGCATCTATTAACCGTTTGGCTTCATTTTTTAGGTCTTCTGCGTTTTCTTTAATTTCTTCAAATGCCATAGCACGCTTTATGATTTAGAATTAGTTTGCAGATGGCGCATCGGCCTTAGCATTCTTTTTAAGTTCTTCAAGTTTTTTTTCAAGGGTAGAAATTACTTCATCAGCTTTATTTTCTACGCTCGATACAAGGTTGTTAAGACCGGCTTCGATATCCTGCTTAGCAAAACCAAATTTGCTTTTTACAGTTTCTGTAAAATCGCCCACTTTGTGCTTAAGCTCATCTGCTTTTTCAGTAGCGCCGTCTTTAATTTTTTTTCTTGTCTTTTTACCTTCGTCCGGGGCAAACAAAATACCCAGGGCTGCACCTACGGCCGCACCTGCAAGTACGGCAACGATTGTTCCTGTTTTACCAGCCATGATTAAAATTTTTAAAGATTAAAATTCTTCTTTTTGTTACTTATTATAAAGGTAAGGCATTTTAACACTCGCAGGGTGTTAATTCGAAGTTAATTGAAAGCTAAATATTACAAAAATTAAATGCAGACCATTTACAGAACGTATATGATAGTAAATAAGGATTTACCTTACCCATTTTTAAAAATGTCTTAGAAACAATTTATAGAGGTCACTTTTAATAAATTATAATTATACAATTTAAATAAAACATAGTATTTATATATAATAAAAAACTCCCACTATAAGTGAGAGTTTCTATAAACAAAAATTATATTGAGTTTGGGTTACTCCTTATTTTCGACTTTTGCCCAGGTATCACGAAGGCCAACTGTTTTGTTAAAAACTAATTGTTCTGCATTCGTATCTGTATCTACGCAAAAATATCCTAAACGCTGAAACTGGTAACGCTCGCCCGGCTCAGCACTTTTTAGTGATGGCTCCAGGTAACCGGTAATAACTTCAAGCGCATTAGGGTTAATGTATTCTTTAAAGTCTACATCTTTATCGCCATCAGGGTTTTCATGGGTAAAAAGCCTGTCATAAATACGCACTTCTGCCTTAACAGCATGTGGTACAGATACCCAGTGTATAGTACCCTTTATTTTTCTAAGGCTGGCTTCGCTACCGCTTCCACTCTTAGAATCAGTATCATAAGTGGCATGAATTTCGAGTATATTACCCGCTTCATCTTTTACAACACTTTCACCTTTAATTATATAAGCATTTTTTAAACGTACTTCTTTACCCAGCGTAAGACGGAAATACTTGTTGTTAGCATTTTCCATAAAGTCTTCGCGCTCTATGTAAAGTTCACGGCTAAACGGTACTTCACGAAATCCTGCAGCTACGTCTTCAGGGTTGTTCTCTGCCTCCAGCCATTCTTCCTGCCCTTCCGGATAGTTAGTAATAACCAGCTTAACAGGGTCTAATACAGCCATAACACGAGGGGCAGTTTTATTAAGCTCCTCACGCACACAAAATTCTAATACACTAACGTCTATAAGGTTAGTACGTTTTGCAATACCTATGGTATTGGCAAAGTTTACAATAGACTGTGGCGGATATCCCCTTCTGCGCATACCACTAATGGTACTCATACGCGGGTCATCCCATCCGGTAACATAGTTATCCTGTACCAGTTGTAATAGCTTACGCTTACTTACTACAGTATGGCTAAGGTTACGGCGGGCAAATTCGCGCTGTTTAGGACGTGTTTTATTGTTGTCGTATATCTGGTCTAAGAACCAATCATACAATTCCCTGTGCATCATAAACTCAAGTGTACAAAGCGAATGGCTTACCCCTTCAAGGTAGTCGCTTTCGCCATGTGCCCAGTCATACATAGGGTATATGTTCCACTTATCGCCGGTGCGGTGGTGGTGTTTTTTAAGTATGCGGTACATAAGAGGATCGCGCATTAGCATATTGCTGCTGCTCATATCTATCTTAGCACGAAGCACATGCGTACCTTCGTCAAAATCGCCGTTCTTCATACCTTCAAATAAGGCAAGATTCTCATCTATAGACCGGTTACGGTACGGGCTATCAGTACCCGGCTGGCTTGGCGTACCTTTTTGCTTAGCCATATCTTCAGAACTCTGGCTGTCTATATAAGCTTTGCCCTGTTTTATAAAGGCTACAGCCCAGTCATACAGCTCCTGAAAATAATCTGAAGCATACAGTTCTTTATCCCATTTAAAGCCCAGCCACTCTACGTCTTTTTTAATGGCATCTACATACTCCTGCTCTTCTTTAGCAGGGTTAGTATCGTCAAAACGCAGGTTTACAGGGGCATTGTACCTAAGGCCAAGGCCAAAGTTAAGACAGATAGAACTGGCGTGACCCACGTGCAGGTAGCCATTAGGCTCTGGTGGAAAACGAAAACGCAGTTTATCATCCGGGAAGCCGTTACCCAGGTCTTCCTCTATAATTTGTTCAATAAAATTGAGTGAACGCTCTTCAGTTGACATAGCTTGTTATAAATAAGATTGCAAAGGTATGAAATAGTGGCAAAGTTGCAGAGTAGCTAAGCAACTTTGTTACTTTGACATTAATCAAAAAGCTAAGGGGCTAAAAACTTTGTAACTTTGCTACTTAATAACTATGCAACTCAAAAAAAATGGGCATTATAAAACTTAAGAACATTCGTACTTTTTCATACCATGGCTGCCTGGTTGAAGAAAGTAAAATAGGCAGTGATTATACTGTAGACCTGGAAATTAAGACCGACCTGCGCAAAAGTATGATTACTGATGAGCTGGCCGATACCGTAGATTATGTGCACCTTAACCGAATAGTAATGGAAGAAATGGCCATACGTTCTAAACTTTTAGAACACGTGGCACACCGCATTGTAAAACGTACTTTTGATGAGCTGCCACAGGTAAGCCGTGTATTATTATCGGTTTCTAAGGTTAATCCGCCCATTGGTGGCGATGTAGAGGCCGTAACCATACAGATAGAGGAGTTCAGAGCGTAATGTTTGTTTGAGGTTTAAAGTTTCAGGTTATTTTCAACGTTGAAACATAAAACTGCCTGAATTGTATGCGCTTATGTAAAAGGCTTAGCTTTGTTAGCAGATTATTATAAAAATGCTTCATGCACTTTTTTATAAAAAATAAATATTTTAATGATTTAAAAATTAAATGATTAAGAAACTCATGTCAAGAATTTTTAAATCTTTTGAATTTTTAAATCTTTCAATTTAAAAAAATGTTTACATTTGCCATCCAATAAAGACTGGCATCTTGGCCGAGCGGCTAGGCACAGGTCTGCAAAACCTGCTACAGCGGTTCGAATCCGCTAGATGCCTCTTAACAAAAAAGCTCTCATTTCTGAGAGCTTTTTTTATGCTTATAACTTAAGTAGTATTACTGGTTTGAGTGTTCTATCTGGTTTATGGTTTCTTCCATTTTAGAAGGAAACCAGCCCTGCAGTAACAATGCCACACCAAATATCATGAGGATAACGCTTATTATTT contains the following coding sequences:
- the ybeY gene encoding rRNA maturation RNase YbeY, translating into MISFNYETNFELTNEAQYEEWIADVIESEDKTEGEINYIFCDDAYLLEKNIEFLDHDTLTDIISFDYTMGNLISGDIFISIERVKENAVEYNVLFEEELRRVMAHGVLHYCGYKDKTEEDEQIMRVKEEEKMKLFHVEQ
- a CDS encoding DUF4175 family protein; its protein translation is MEAKNIIYAKLEAFIKKYYTNEVIRGTIFFIALGLLYFIITFLVEYFLWLPEKGRTALFWIFIFVEAILLARFILFPLFKLFKLQKGIDYKQASAIIGSHFSEVSDKLTNFLQLSNDANQSELLLASIEQKASNLQPVPFTNAVNFNKNIKYLPYAAIPVLLILVFLISGNSAVITNSFGRVVNYNKHYAPPAPFEFVIVNKSLMAQQDTDFVLEVKTQGSVVPENAMITIGNENYYLESVKPGVFTYRFEKPTKNIEFQLNANNVISKPYELDVVAVPTIANFEMVLQFPGYLGKKQEVVKGSGNAVVPEGTKVTWKINALATNSVNYMTDNAVTPFSNNENSFTLSKNILQNTEYQILTSNFKVKNHEKLQYQITTLKDQYPTITAQNAPDGLKLKREIVLGQLSDDNGLTKLQVVYYPQDNPAAAKRGTLPVKKQTVDRFYYSFPDGLALKDGVNYEYYFEVFDNDAVHGFKSTKSSVFSHRELTQDEQQDKALQEQNSSISGLEKSIKNQDKQNTELDKLQQMGKEKSNMDFKDQKKVQDFINRQQTLEQNKQEMSKKLQENLEQFLPEKKDEIKEELMKRLEKNEKESEKNKKLLDELKELTNKLKEEELFDKVDQLKKQSKDQTKNLEQLVELTKRFYVEKKAEQVAEKLDKLAEKQDKLSDSKDNNAQEQDKVNKEFDKLQQEMRDLDKQNKELKKPMDIPVDEKQEQSIDQDQDKAKEELQKEGGDQKSKQDKAKPKQKSAAAKMKQMGQKMQSSMQGGQADQLEEDVKVLRQILDNLLAYSFSQEDVMGQFKNAGNRNANFAKYLKKQQDLKVQFNHVDDSIFAMSLRNPKITEEITKEVGNVHYYVDKALTDLADNVVPRGVSNQQYAITSANKLADFLSDALNNMQMEMSGQGQGQGKGKGKSGKDVQLSDIIQKQQGLSQKMQKGMKDGSEEKGQEGGGKQDGQSQKEGGKQKGGQKDGKESGGKQPGGKQGEGQGDGEGGDGGEGNAEKLLEIYKEQQQLRESLQQMLDKQGMGGNGQAALRQMKDIEKQLLNKGFKNETLQKMQNLKQELLKLDKAMLEQGQDNKRQSETNKKEFNNTANQLPDALKDYLNSVEILNRQTLPLRPNFNQKVQTYFKGND
- the gltX gene encoding glutamate--tRNA ligase; the encoded protein is MSRPVRVRFAPSPTGPLHIGGVRTALFNYLFAKKHGGTFYLRVEDTDQNRFVPGAEEYIVEALNWLGIPFDEGVGKNEKFGPYRQSERKEMYQQYAQQLIDSGWAYYAFDTAEALDELRKQLEAEGKTFIYNHANRGTLDNSLKITAEATQERIANGAEYVIRFKTPVGETLHLNDIIRGDIKFDTSLLDDKVLFKSDGMPTYHLANIVDDHLMETSHVIRGEEWLPSMPLHELLYKAFGWEAPKFAHLPLILKPVGNGKLSKRDGDKLGFPVFPLEWKNADGTSSMGYREQGFLPDAVINFLALLGWNPGTDQELFTLDELVQLFDLERVHKAGAKFDPDKNKWFNHQYFQREDNAVLAKGLSHTLIEKGINKPIEDVTRIVGLVKERATFASELWNLSDYFFVAPESFEEKAVAKQWKPDTAEILKEVADVLLNTLDFSSANTESVVKAWIEQKGIGMGKVMPPLRLSLVGDLKGPHLFDIIELIGKDETLKRIHKAVDTL
- a CDS encoding SPFH domain-containing protein; its protein translation is MGTIFLVIILFFGLIILFSSFFTVKQQTSVVVERFGKFQGIRHAGLQLKIPIVDKIAGRINLKIQQLDVIIETKTKENVFVKMKVSVQFKVIQDNVYDAFYKLEYPHDQITSYVFDVVRAEVPKLKLDDVFERKDDIAIAVKRELNEAMTTYGYDIINTLITDIDPDPQVKNAMNRINAADREKSAAEYEAEAQRIRIVAKAKAEAESKRLQGQGIADQRREIARGLVESVDVLNKVGINSQEASALIVVTQHYDTLQAIGSDTNSNLILLPNTPQAANDMLNNMIVSFAASNKIAEMPGRKENHKKDDHGYKRPNLDKPDAPSESND
- a CDS encoding DUF6327 family protein — protein: MAVRSTKVYRTFDEINKDLEILKMERDIAYLRFKKDLDETKESLKPGNIIGETPKKILNVVGAFSGPLKNAALTWLFKKIF
- a CDS encoding competence protein, whose protein sequence is MAFEEIKENAEDLKNEAKRLIDANLAYYKLWGFKIAMKSTAMMLKLFLLATMLVIVTLFFSIALALAFGYWFDNFAYGFLTVGFIYLIMAIVIYKVQDKIVEGPLVATFSRLLFKTYE
- a CDS encoding YtxH domain-containing protein, with translation MAGKTGTIVAVLAGAAVGAALGILFAPDEGKKTRKKIKDGATEKADELKHKVGDFTETVKSKFGFAKQDIEAGLNNLVSSVENKADEVISTLEKKLEELKKNAKADAPSAN
- a CDS encoding glutamine--tRNA ligase/YqeY domain fusion protein; protein product: MSTEERSLNFIEQIIEEDLGNGFPDDKLRFRFPPEPNGYLHVGHASSICLNFGLGLRYNAPVNLRFDDTNPAKEEQEYVDAIKKDVEWLGFKWDKELYASDYFQELYDWAVAFIKQGKAYIDSQSSEDMAKQKGTPSQPGTDSPYRNRSIDENLALFEGMKNGDFDEGTHVLRAKIDMSSSNMLMRDPLMYRILKKHHHRTGDKWNIYPMYDWAHGESDYLEGVSHSLCTLEFMMHRELYDWFLDQIYDNNKTRPKQREFARRNLSHTVVSKRKLLQLVQDNYVTGWDDPRMSTISGMRRRGYPPQSIVNFANTIGIAKRTNLIDVSVLEFCVREELNKTAPRVMAVLDPVKLVITNYPEGQEEWLEAENNPEDVAAGFREVPFSRELYIEREDFMENANNKYFRLTLGKEVRLKNAYIIKGESVVKDEAGNILEIHATYDTDSKSGSGSEASLRKIKGTIHWVSVPHAVKAEVRIYDRLFTHENPDGDKDVDFKEYINPNALEVITGYLEPSLKSAEPGERYQFQRLGYFCVDTDTNAEQLVFNKTVGLRDTWAKVENKE
- the folB gene encoding dihydroneopterin aldolase, with product MGIIKLKNIRTFSYHGCLVEESKIGSDYTVDLEIKTDLRKSMITDELADTVDYVHLNRIVMEEMAIRSKLLEHVAHRIVKRTFDELPQVSRVLLSVSKVNPPIGGDVEAVTIQIEEFRA